The following proteins are co-located in the Polymorphospora rubra genome:
- the tkt gene encoding transketolase — protein MVANRSEHAPLNWSDLDRRAVDTARVLAVDAVEKSGNGHPGTAMSLAPVAYLLFNRVMRHNPADPHWPGRDRFVLSAGHSSLTLYVQLFLNGFGLGLEDLQSLRQWGSLTPGHPEHGHTNGVETTTGPLGQGVGNAVGMAMAARRERGLLDPDAPAGQSLFDHHIWCIASDGDIEEGISHEASALAGHQQLGNLVLIYDDNEISIEDDTRIAKSEDVAARYAAYGWHVQTVDWRRGDADQDDYHEDVEALYAALLAAKAETGRPSFIALRTIIGWPAPNKRNTGKIHGSALGADEVAATKELLGFDPAASFAVDDKVLAHAREALDRGRAAAAQWQTAFDAWAQADAGRAALFQRLSTRTLPAGWTDALPSWPADAKPIATRAASGQVLNALAPVLPELWGGSADLAESNNTTMKGEPSFVPAEHATREFPGNPYGRTLHFGIREHAMGAILNGITLHGGTRPYGGTFLVFSDYMRPAVRLAALMKLPVVYVWTHDSIGLGEDGPTHQPVEHVSALRAIPGLDVVRPADANETAWAWRQALEHTDRPTALALTRQNVPVLDRTSLAGAEGTAKGGYVLADASNAQPQVILIGTGSEVELCLVARERLEADGTPTRVVSMPCQEWFRAQDEAYRESVLPRGVKARVSVEAGIAMSWRDLVGDCGESVSLEHYGASAPYKVLYEQFGFTADNVVAAAHASLTRVGAITGTTTGN, from the coding sequence GTGCTGGCCGTCGACGCCGTGGAGAAATCCGGCAACGGCCACCCCGGTACGGCGATGAGCCTGGCCCCCGTCGCATACCTGCTCTTCAACCGGGTCATGCGGCACAATCCGGCCGACCCGCACTGGCCGGGCCGGGACCGGTTCGTGCTGTCCGCCGGGCACTCCAGCCTCACCCTCTACGTCCAGCTCTTCCTCAACGGCTTCGGGCTCGGCCTGGAAGACCTCCAGTCGCTGCGCCAGTGGGGTTCGCTGACGCCGGGTCACCCCGAGCACGGGCACACCAACGGCGTCGAAACCACCACCGGCCCGCTCGGGCAGGGCGTCGGCAACGCCGTCGGCATGGCGATGGCCGCCCGGCGCGAACGCGGCCTGCTCGACCCCGACGCCCCGGCCGGACAGTCCCTCTTCGACCACCACATCTGGTGCATCGCCTCGGACGGCGACATCGAGGAGGGCATCAGCCACGAGGCCAGCGCCCTCGCCGGCCACCAGCAGCTCGGCAACCTCGTCCTGATCTACGACGACAACGAGATCTCGATCGAGGACGACACCCGGATCGCCAAGAGCGAGGACGTCGCCGCCCGCTACGCGGCGTACGGCTGGCACGTGCAGACCGTCGACTGGCGGCGCGGCGACGCCGACCAGGACGACTACCACGAGGACGTCGAGGCGCTGTACGCCGCGCTACTCGCCGCGAAGGCGGAGACCGGCAGGCCGTCGTTCATCGCACTGCGCACCATCATCGGCTGGCCGGCCCCCAACAAGCGGAACACCGGCAAGATCCACGGATCGGCGCTCGGCGCCGACGAGGTCGCCGCGACCAAGGAGCTGCTCGGCTTCGACCCGGCGGCCAGCTTCGCCGTCGACGACAAGGTGCTCGCCCACGCCCGCGAGGCCCTCGACCGCGGCCGCGCCGCCGCGGCGCAGTGGCAGACCGCGTTCGACGCCTGGGCGCAGGCCGACGCCGGGCGGGCCGCGCTCTTCCAGCGGCTGTCGACGCGTACCCTGCCGGCGGGCTGGACCGACGCGCTGCCGTCGTGGCCGGCGGACGCCAAGCCGATCGCCACCCGGGCCGCCTCCGGCCAGGTCCTGAACGCCCTCGCCCCGGTCCTGCCGGAACTGTGGGGCGGCTCCGCCGACCTCGCCGAGAGCAACAACACCACCATGAAGGGCGAGCCGTCGTTCGTGCCGGCCGAGCACGCGACCCGGGAGTTCCCCGGCAACCCGTACGGCCGCACCCTGCACTTCGGCATCCGCGAGCACGCGATGGGCGCCATCCTCAACGGCATCACCCTGCACGGCGGCACCCGCCCCTACGGCGGCACCTTCCTGGTGTTCAGTGACTACATGCGGCCGGCCGTACGGCTCGCGGCGCTGATGAAGCTGCCGGTCGTCTACGTCTGGACCCACGACTCGATCGGGCTGGGCGAGGACGGCCCGACCCACCAGCCGGTGGAGCACGTGTCGGCGCTGCGGGCCATTCCGGGCCTCGACGTGGTCCGGCCGGCCGACGCCAACGAGACCGCCTGGGCCTGGCGGCAGGCCCTCGAGCACACCGACCGGCCCACCGCCCTCGCCCTGACCAGGCAGAACGTTCCCGTGCTGGACCGCACCTCGCTCGCCGGGGCGGAGGGGACCGCCAAGGGCGGCTACGTCCTGGCCGACGCGTCGAACGCCCAGCCGCAGGTCATCCTGATCGGCACCGGTTCCGAGGTCGAGCTCTGCCTCGTCGCCCGCGAGCGGCTGGAGGCCGACGGCACCCCGACCCGGGTCGTGTCGATGCCGTGCCAGGAATGGTTCCGGGCGCAGGACGAGGCATACCGTGAGTCGGTCCTGCCACGCGGGGTAAAGGCACGGGTGAGCGTGGAGGCCGGGATCGCCATGTCGTGGCGGGACCTGGTCGGCGACTGCGGTGAGTCGGTGAGCCTGGAGCACTACGGGGCGAGTGCGCCGTACAAGGTGCTCTACGAGCAGTTCGGGTTCACCGCCGACAACGTCGTCGCGGCCGCCCACGCGTCGCTGACCCGGGTGGGCGCCATCACCGGCACCACCACCGGCAACTGA
- the tal gene encoding transaldolase — translation MTDRLAELSATGVAIWLDDLSRTRLSSGGLDQLRREKHVVGVTTNPTIFAKALSDADEYNWQLRDLATRGVTVEESARMLTTYDVRWACDVMRPAYDATNGVDGRVSIEVDPRLAHETDKTVAEAKALWWLVDRPNLFIKIPATADGLPAITATLAEGISVNVTLIFSLERYAEVMDAFLAGLEQARANGHDLTKIGSVASFFVSRVDSEVDKRLDRIGGEAADAEGKERTAALKGRAAIANAQLAYQRYSEVFSSDRWQALADAGAHPQRPLWASTSTKNPDFRDVIYVEELIAPGTVNTMPEAVIHAYADHGETRGDTVTGAYDDARGVLDALTAAGIDLADVVAVLEREGVEKFEASWNELLDGVRKSLDAAAHGAATPNKAAGGNP, via the coding sequence ATGACGGACCGGCTTGCTGAACTCTCCGCCACAGGCGTGGCGATCTGGCTCGACGACCTCTCCCGGACCCGGCTCAGCTCCGGCGGGCTGGACCAGCTCCGGCGGGAGAAGCACGTGGTCGGGGTGACCACCAACCCGACGATCTTCGCGAAGGCGTTGAGCGACGCCGACGAGTACAACTGGCAGCTGCGCGACCTGGCCACCCGTGGCGTGACGGTCGAGGAGTCCGCCCGCATGCTGACCACGTACGACGTGCGGTGGGCGTGCGACGTGATGCGCCCCGCGTACGACGCGACGAACGGCGTCGACGGCCGGGTGTCGATCGAGGTGGACCCGCGGCTGGCGCACGAGACCGACAAGACCGTCGCCGAGGCGAAGGCGCTGTGGTGGCTGGTCGACCGGCCCAACCTGTTCATCAAGATCCCGGCGACCGCCGACGGCCTGCCGGCGATCACCGCGACCCTGGCCGAGGGGATCAGCGTCAACGTCACGCTGATCTTCTCGCTGGAGCGGTACGCCGAGGTGATGGACGCCTTCCTCGCCGGCCTGGAGCAGGCCAGGGCCAACGGCCACGACCTGACGAAGATCGGCTCGGTCGCGTCGTTCTTCGTCTCCCGCGTCGACAGTGAAGTAGACAAGCGATTGGATCGGATAGGTGGCGAGGCTGCGGACGCCGAAGGCAAAGAGCGCACGGCCGCGTTGAAGGGCCGGGCGGCGATCGCCAACGCCCAGCTCGCCTACCAGCGCTACAGCGAGGTCTTCTCCTCCGACCGCTGGCAGGCGCTCGCCGACGCCGGCGCGCACCCGCAGCGTCCGCTGTGGGCCTCCACCTCGACCAAGAACCCCGACTTCCGCGACGTCATCTACGTCGAGGAACTCATCGCCCCGGGCACCGTCAACACCATGCCCGAAGCCGTCATCCACGCGTACGCCGACCACGGCGAGACCCGCGGCGACACCGTCACCGGCGCCTACGACGACGCCCGCGGCGTGCTCGACGCGCTCACCGCCGCCGGCATCGACCTCGCCGACGTGGTCGCCGTGCTCGAACGCGAGGGCGTCGAGAAGTTCGAGGCCAGCTGGAACGAACTGCTCGACGGTGTACGCAAGTCCCTGGACGCCGCGGCGCACGGCGCGGCCACCCCCAACAAGGCAGCCGGAGGAAACCCGTGA
- a CDS encoding glucose-6-phosphate isomerase, translating to MSDLLDGGVEAAAGLAVYGADAVDKEAPASTRAALVGDGVPGKLAAKDPTLWGPEAEEEAKIRLGWIDTFRRSRELLPQLAELRAELGDLDHVVLAGMGGSSLAPEVIARTLGKPLTVLDTTDPHQVGAALRDRLDRTVVVVASKSGSTVETDSHRRAYWQAFLDAGLTEAEAGRHFVIVTDPGSPLEATAAEMGAHVVLADPEVGGRYSALTAFGLVPSALAGVAVADLLDEADEFAGSLAGDTDNPGLALGAALGTAATVGRDKVALISDGTGIEGLGDWIEQLVAESTGKSGIGILPVVVEAPESPGATGDDILTVTTGGACPPGTVPGGGVRPHLAVNGPLGAQFLVWEYATAIAGRVLGIDPFDQPNVTESKDNTNRLLAAGLPTETPAFTEGAVEVYGGTGGTLAAVLRGLVDNVDGDGYLAVMAYLDRFGDATAADVRPLLTAASGRPVTFGWGPRFLHSTGQYHKGGPQVGAYLQITGAVTDDLPVPGKPYSFGTLQAAQAAGDREALAGRDRPLVRLHLTDRAAGVAQLLDTVRNLRD from the coding sequence GTGAGTGATCTGCTGGACGGTGGCGTCGAGGCGGCGGCGGGACTCGCCGTCTACGGCGCCGACGCGGTCGACAAGGAGGCGCCCGCCTCCACCCGGGCCGCGCTGGTCGGCGACGGCGTACCGGGCAAGCTCGCCGCCAAGGACCCCACGCTGTGGGGCCCGGAGGCCGAGGAGGAGGCGAAGATCCGCCTCGGCTGGATCGACACCTTCCGGCGCAGCCGCGAACTGCTCCCCCAGCTCGCCGAACTGCGCGCGGAACTGGGCGACCTCGACCACGTCGTACTCGCCGGGATGGGCGGCTCGTCGCTGGCGCCCGAGGTCATCGCCCGGACCCTGGGCAAGCCGCTGACCGTACTCGACACCACCGACCCGCACCAGGTCGGTGCCGCCCTGCGCGACCGGCTGGACCGCACCGTGGTCGTCGTCGCCAGCAAGTCCGGCTCCACCGTCGAGACGGACAGCCACCGGCGGGCCTACTGGCAGGCGTTCCTCGACGCCGGCCTGACCGAGGCCGAGGCCGGCCGGCACTTCGTCATCGTCACCGACCCCGGCTCGCCGCTGGAGGCGACCGCGGCCGAGATGGGTGCCCACGTCGTCCTCGCCGACCCCGAGGTCGGCGGCCGCTACTCGGCGCTGACCGCCTTCGGCCTCGTCCCGTCGGCCCTGGCCGGGGTCGCCGTCGCCGACCTGCTCGACGAGGCCGACGAGTTCGCCGGCTCGCTGGCCGGCGACACCGACAACCCCGGACTCGCCCTCGGCGCGGCACTGGGCACCGCCGCCACCGTCGGCCGCGACAAGGTCGCGCTGATCTCCGACGGCACCGGCATCGAAGGACTCGGCGACTGGATCGAGCAGCTCGTCGCCGAGTCGACCGGCAAGAGCGGGATCGGCATCCTGCCGGTCGTCGTCGAGGCCCCGGAGAGCCCCGGTGCCACCGGCGACGACATACTCACCGTCACCACCGGCGGCGCCTGCCCGCCCGGCACCGTGCCCGGCGGCGGCGTACGCCCGCACCTGGCCGTCAACGGCCCGCTCGGTGCCCAGTTCCTGGTCTGGGAGTACGCCACCGCGATCGCCGGCCGGGTGCTCGGCATCGACCCGTTCGACCAGCCGAACGTCACCGAGTCCAAGGACAACACCAACCGGCTGCTCGCCGCCGGTCTGCCCACCGAGACGCCCGCGTTCACCGAGGGCGCCGTCGAGGTGTACGGCGGCACCGGCGGCACCCTCGCCGCGGTGCTGCGCGGGCTGGTCGACAACGTCGACGGCGACGGCTACCTCGCGGTGATGGCCTACCTCGACCGGTTCGGCGACGCCACCGCGGCCGACGTACGCCCGCTGCTCACCGCCGCGTCCGGCCGGCCGGTCACCTTCGGCTGGGGCCCGCGGTTCCTGCACTCCACCGGGCAGTACCACAAGGGCGGCCCGCAGGTCGGCGCGTACCTTCAGATCACCGGGGCGGTCACCGACGACCTGCCGGTGCCGGGCAAGCCGTACAGCTTCGGGACGCTGCAGGCGGCGCAGGCCGCCGGCGACCGGGAGGCGCTCGCCGGCCGCGACCGGCCGCTCGTCCGGCTGCACCTGACCGACCGGGCCGCCGGCGTGGCGCAGCTGCTCGACACCGTTCGTAACCTGCGGGACTGA
- the zwf gene encoding glucose-6-phosphate dehydrogenase: MVGVNPLRDPQDRRLPRIPEPCALVIFGVTGDLSRKKLLPAVYDLANRGLLPPGFVVAGFARRDWGDGDFESLAYESAKKHARTPWREEVWARLIGNIKFVGGSFDDDAAFDHLAETLDDLRQTHGITGNAAFYFSIPPAAFPVVLKQLARTGLADNAKSGGWRRVVVEKPFGFDLPSAKALNDLVDDVFTRDDVFRIDHYLGKETVQNILALRFANNLFEPLWNSRHVDSVQITMAEDVGIGTRAGFYDTAGAARDVLQNHLLQLLALVAMEEPTSFDAAEIRAEKLKVLKAIALPDDVATGTVRGQYLPGWVAGERAVGYLDENDVPKDSTTETYVAVRLGIQNRRWAGVPFYIRCGKRLPRRVTEVAIMFKKAPHLPFNPADVELLGHNQLVIRVQPDEGVVLKFGSKVPGTTMELRDIAMDFQYGEAFTEQSPEAYERLVLDVLIGDRTLFPDAAEVEQSWAVVDPLEQAWEGTKPEPYRSGEWGPRAADEMLARDGRAWRRA, from the coding sequence ATGGTCGGCGTGAACCCGCTACGTGATCCGCAGGACCGGCGGCTGCCGCGGATCCCCGAACCGTGTGCGCTGGTCATCTTCGGGGTGACCGGTGACCTGTCCCGCAAGAAGCTGCTGCCGGCCGTCTACGACCTGGCCAACCGGGGCCTGCTGCCGCCCGGCTTCGTCGTCGCCGGCTTCGCCCGCCGCGACTGGGGCGACGGCGACTTCGAGTCGCTGGCGTACGAGTCGGCGAAGAAGCACGCCCGTACCCCGTGGCGGGAGGAGGTCTGGGCCCGGCTGATCGGCAACATCAAGTTCGTCGGCGGGTCGTTCGACGACGACGCCGCATTCGACCACCTCGCCGAAACCCTCGACGACCTGCGCCAGACGCACGGCATCACCGGCAACGCCGCGTTCTACTTCTCCATCCCGCCGGCGGCGTTCCCGGTCGTGCTCAAGCAGCTCGCCCGCACCGGCCTGGCCGACAACGCCAAGTCCGGCGGGTGGCGGCGGGTCGTCGTGGAGAAGCCGTTCGGCTTCGACCTGCCGTCGGCGAAGGCCCTCAACGACCTGGTCGACGACGTCTTCACCCGCGACGACGTCTTCCGGATCGACCACTACCTGGGCAAGGAGACGGTGCAGAACATCCTTGCCCTGCGCTTCGCCAACAACCTCTTCGAACCACTGTGGAACTCCCGGCACGTCGACTCGGTGCAGATCACCATGGCCGAGGACGTCGGGATCGGCACCCGGGCCGGCTTCTACGACACCGCCGGCGCCGCCCGCGACGTGCTCCAGAACCACCTGCTGCAGCTGCTGGCCCTGGTCGCGATGGAGGAACCGACCAGCTTCGACGCCGCCGAGATCCGGGCCGAGAAGCTCAAGGTGCTGAAGGCCATCGCGCTGCCCGACGACGTCGCCACCGGCACCGTACGCGGGCAGTACCTGCCCGGCTGGGTCGCCGGTGAGCGGGCCGTCGGCTACCTCGACGAGAACGACGTGCCGAAGGACTCCACCACCGAGACGTACGTCGCGGTGCGGCTCGGCATCCAGAACCGGCGCTGGGCCGGCGTGCCGTTCTACATCCGGTGCGGCAAGCGGCTCCCCCGCCGCGTCACCGAGGTCGCCATCATGTTCAAGAAGGCGCCCCACCTGCCGTTCAACCCCGCCGACGTGGAACTGCTCGGGCACAACCAGCTCGTCATCCGGGTCCAGCCCGACGAGGGTGTCGTGCTCAAGTTCGGCTCCAAGGTGCCCGGCACCACCATGGAGCTGCGCGACATCGCCATGGACTTCCAGTACGGCGAGGCGTTCACCGAGCAGAGCCCGGAGGCGTACGAGCGGCTCGTACTCGACGTGCTGATCGGTGACCGCACCCTGTTCCCGGACGCCGCCGAGGTCGAGCAGAGCTGGGCCGTGGTCGACCCGCTGGAGCAGGCGTGGGAGGGCACCAAGCCGGAGCCGTACCGGTCCGGTGAATGGGGGCCGCGGGCCGCCGACGAGATGCTGGCCCGCGACGGCCGGGCCTGGCGGCGGGCATGA
- a CDS encoding glucose-6-phosphate dehydrogenase assembly protein OpcA, producing the protein MIGLWDTTGNEVVKALAAERRSAGGVASGMALTLIVVVDEKRVREAEAAATIAAAAHPCRLLVVVRSDINGERNRLDAEIVVGGRLGPCEAVVMRMSGRLALHAESVVMPLLVPDVPVVTWWHSEPPDEIATDFLGVVADRRITDTAQAADPVEALHRRATDYAPGDTDLAWTRITPWRTLVAGAFDTTAAEVTEATITAPPTDPTAALMSGWLRARLGISPTLRETTEFPRMRSVELRCANGDELELVREGGMATFRRTGQNERQLPLVRRPLGDELAEELRRLDADQIYSQSLEAMAGESGLDDRPAQRVHVWRDPIAAKRAEAQVGAHAGPGGSAG; encoded by the coding sequence GTGATCGGGTTGTGGGACACCACCGGCAACGAGGTGGTGAAGGCGCTCGCCGCCGAGCGGCGCAGCGCGGGCGGTGTCGCCAGCGGCATGGCGCTGACCCTGATCGTGGTCGTCGACGAGAAGCGGGTCCGCGAGGCGGAGGCGGCGGCGACCATCGCCGCCGCCGCCCACCCGTGCCGGCTGCTGGTCGTCGTCCGCTCCGACATCAACGGCGAACGCAACCGCCTCGACGCGGAGATCGTCGTCGGCGGCCGTCTCGGCCCCTGCGAGGCGGTCGTCATGCGGATGTCCGGCCGGCTGGCCCTGCACGCCGAGTCGGTCGTGATGCCGCTGCTGGTGCCGGACGTACCGGTCGTCACCTGGTGGCACAGCGAACCACCGGACGAGATCGCCACCGACTTCCTCGGTGTCGTCGCCGACCGGCGGATCACCGACACGGCACAGGCGGCCGACCCGGTCGAGGCGCTGCACCGGCGCGCGACCGACTACGCCCCCGGGGACACCGACCTCGCCTGGACCCGGATCACCCCGTGGCGCACCCTGGTCGCCGGGGCGTTCGACACGACCGCGGCCGAGGTCACCGAGGCCACCATCACCGCACCGCCGACCGATCCGACGGCGGCGCTGATGTCCGGCTGGCTACGGGCCCGCCTCGGCATCTCACCCACGCTGCGGGAGACGACCGAGTTTCCCCGCATGCGGTCGGTCGAGCTGCGCTGCGCCAACGGCGACGAGCTGGAACTGGTCCGCGAGGGCGGCATGGCGACGTTCCGGCGTACCGGCCAGAACGAACGGCAGCTCCCGCTGGTCCGCCGGCCGCTCGGCGACGAGCTGGCCGAGGAGTTGCGGCGGCTCGACGCCGACCAGATCTACTCGCAGTCGCTGGAGGCGATGGCCGGCGAGTCCGGCCTCGACGACCGGCCGGCGCAGCGGGTGCACGTGTGGCGCGATCCGATCGCCGCGAAGCGGGCCGAGGCGCAGGTGGGTGCGCACGCCGGCCCGGGCGGTTCCGCCGGGTGA
- the pgl gene encoding 6-phosphogluconolactonase, which yields MSRSVFRDRDELVRVVAARLVEALAGAQAAHGSASVVLTGGRVAADVYRTVRERTDRDSVDWSRVDVWWGDERFLPAGHPDRNETQARAALLDALPLDPARVHPMPADDGPDGADPQAAAQRYAQALAGAAGPDGDLPRFDVLLLGVGEDGHVASVFPGHPVTGATEPVAAVRDSPKPPPVRITLTLPAIGTAGEVWLVAAGADKAGAVRLALTEAGADAVSADAAAPGAWTGTAGALPAAVVRGVDHTHWFLDREAVPPGP from the coding sequence GTGAGCCGGAGTGTGTTCCGCGACCGGGACGAGCTGGTCCGGGTCGTCGCCGCCCGGCTGGTGGAGGCGTTGGCCGGTGCGCAGGCGGCCCACGGCAGCGCGTCGGTGGTGCTCACCGGCGGGCGGGTCGCCGCCGACGTCTACCGGACGGTCCGCGAGCGCACCGACCGGGACTCCGTCGACTGGTCGAGGGTCGACGTGTGGTGGGGCGACGAGCGTTTCCTGCCGGCCGGCCACCCGGACCGCAACGAGACCCAGGCCCGGGCGGCACTGCTCGACGCGCTGCCCCTCGATCCGGCCCGGGTGCATCCGATGCCGGCCGACGACGGGCCCGACGGCGCCGACCCGCAGGCCGCGGCACAGCGTTACGCGCAGGCCCTCGCCGGGGCCGCCGGCCCCGACGGCGACCTGCCGCGGTTCGACGTGCTGCTGCTCGGGGTCGGTGAGGACGGGCACGTCGCGTCGGTGTTTCCCGGCCATCCGGTCACCGGCGCCACCGAGCCGGTCGCCGCGGTCCGCGACAGCCCGAAACCGCCACCGGTACGAATCACCCTCACCCTGCCGGCGATCGGCACCGCCGGCGAGGTGTGGCTGGTCGCGGCCGGTGCCGACAAGGCCGGCGCGGTGCGGCTCGCCCTGACCGAGGCCGGCGCCGATGCGGTTTCGGCCGACGCCGCCGCGCCGGGCGCCTGGACCGGGACGGCCGGGGCGCTGCCCGCGGCCGTCGTACGCGGCGTCGACCACACCCACTGGTTCCTCGATCGGGAAGCCGTCCCGCCCGGCCCGTGA
- a CDS encoding RNA polymerase-binding protein RbpA, producing MASGNAIRGVRIGSGPMRPVERGEPAPRRSVTYWCADGHANPILLAADAPPPATWDCPRCGQPGGLDAANPPDPARPEPYKSHLAYVKERRSEADGAAILAEALAALRRRRGED from the coding sequence GTGGCCAGTGGCAATGCCATCCGGGGTGTCCGGATCGGATCCGGTCCGATGCGACCGGTCGAGCGCGGTGAGCCCGCACCCCGCCGGTCGGTCACCTACTGGTGTGCCGACGGGCACGCCAACCCGATCCTGCTGGCGGCCGACGCGCCACCGCCGGCGACCTGGGACTGTCCGCGCTGCGGGCAGCCCGGCGGGCTCGACGCCGCCAACCCGCCGGACCCGGCCCGGCCGGAGCCGTACAAGTCGCACCTGGCGTACGTGAAGGAGCGGCGCAGCGAGGCGGACGGCGCGGCGATCCTCGCCGAGGCCCTGGCCGCCCTGCGCCGGCGCCGCGGCGAAGACTGA
- the secG gene encoding preprotein translocase subunit SecG, whose product MPIAFAYTLIVLLVITSALLTLLILLHRGKGGGLSSMFGGGVSSSLAGSSVAEKNLDRYTVLVGIVWFACIVGLGLWLKLAMNTGAS is encoded by the coding sequence ATGCCGATCGCGTTCGCATACACGTTGATCGTGTTGCTGGTCATCACGAGCGCACTGCTCACCCTGCTGATCCTGCTGCACCGCGGTAAGGGTGGCGGTCTGTCGAGCATGTTCGGCGGCGGCGTCAGTTCCAGCCTGGCCGGGTCGTCGGTCGCGGAGAAGAACCTCGACCGCTACACCGTCCTGGTCGGCATCGTGTGGTTCGCCTGCATCGTCGGGCTCGGCCTCTGGCTCAAGCTCGCGATGAACACGGGTGCCTCCTGA
- the tpiA gene encoding triose-phosphate isomerase — protein sequence MADTVRRPLMAGNWKMNLNHLEAIALVQKLAFSLNEKQLTEVETVVLPPFTDLRSVQTLIDGDKLLIGYGAQDLSPYASGAYTGEISGPMLARLGCQYVVVGHSERRAYHHEDDATVNAKVAAALAHGLAPILCVGEGLEVREAAGHVAHCSDQLDAALKGLTAEQVEKVVIAYEPVWAIGTGKTATPEDAQEVCGAVRERVAERFGKETGERTRVLYGGSVKSSNIAGIMAKPDVDGALIGGASLDADEFAKIVRFPEHVSR from the coding sequence GTGGCTGACACTGTCCGCCGGCCGTTGATGGCCGGCAACTGGAAGATGAACCTGAACCACCTGGAAGCCATCGCGCTGGTCCAGAAGCTGGCGTTCAGCCTCAACGAGAAGCAGCTCACCGAGGTCGAGACGGTCGTGCTGCCGCCGTTCACCGACCTGCGCAGCGTGCAGACGTTGATCGACGGCGACAAGCTCCTGATCGGGTACGGCGCCCAGGACCTGTCGCCGTACGCGTCGGGTGCCTACACCGGTGAGATCTCGGGCCCGATGCTCGCCCGGCTCGGCTGCCAGTACGTCGTCGTCGGGCACTCGGAGCGGCGGGCCTACCACCACGAGGACGACGCGACGGTCAACGCCAAGGTGGCCGCCGCGCTCGCCCACGGCCTCGCGCCGATCCTGTGCGTCGGCGAGGGGCTGGAGGTCCGCGAGGCGGCCGGTCACGTGGCGCACTGCAGCGACCAGCTCGACGCGGCCCTGAAGGGGTTGACCGCCGAGCAGGTCGAGAAGGTCGTCATCGCGTACGAGCCGGTCTGGGCGATCGGCACCGGCAAGACGGCCACGCCGGAGGACGCCCAGGAGGTCTGCGGGGCGGTACGCGAGCGGGTCGCCGAGCGGTTCGGCAAGGAGACCGGCGAGCGCACCCGGGTGCTCTACGGCGGGTCGGTGAAGTCGTCGAACATCGCCGGCATCATGGCCAAGCCGGATGTCGACGGCGCGCTGATCGGCGGGGCGAGCCTCGACGCCGACGAGTTCGCCAAGATCGTCCGCTTCCCGGAGCACGTGTCCCGGTAG